A genomic stretch from Shewanella woodyi ATCC 51908 includes:
- a CDS encoding dicarboxylate/amino acid:cation symporter yields the protein MGNIGLQVIIAMIIGGLVGLYMGESAAIFGPLGDLFINLIKMLVIPLVAVSIIAGAASLGNSPSAGKIGMGTFGFFIATSAIAVTLALVMGSIFKPGSGVDFSNHGDSFTQVTAEQGALPGAMDTIIGMIPTNVFESLTSGNILQILVFCIFLGIALTKVKGDGAEPIVKALNAIVEAFVWMINKVMLIAPIGVFGLMAHSVGTFGFQALEVVINLFVVFVASILIYAFIFFPLVVKFLSDVPVLKFISAMKKPQAMAMSTASSMATLPITMDTCEKELNVSKATSAFVLPLGATINMTGNAIYYGLVAMFFAQMFQVDLTMTAYAAIIFTSTLGAIGQAGVPGPSFLVVAVLLAAGIPIDGLPLLFALDRVFDMIRTSVNITGDAVCAVVMDKFNPEHK from the coding sequence ATGGGCAACATAGGCCTACAAGTCATCATCGCCATGATCATAGGTGGCTTAGTTGGCCTGTATATGGGAGAGAGTGCCGCCATATTTGGCCCCTTAGGCGACCTATTTATTAATCTGATCAAGATGTTGGTGATCCCACTTGTTGCAGTATCCATTATTGCAGGTGCCGCAAGCTTAGGTAATAGCCCTTCGGCAGGCAAAATAGGCATGGGCACTTTTGGCTTCTTTATCGCCACCTCTGCTATCGCGGTAACGTTAGCCCTTGTTATGGGCAGTATCTTTAAACCGGGCTCAGGCGTCGACTTTAGTAACCATGGCGATTCATTCACCCAAGTGACAGCCGAGCAAGGCGCACTACCTGGTGCGATGGATACCATCATTGGCATGATCCCAACCAATGTGTTCGAGTCACTGACCTCAGGTAATATCCTGCAGATCTTAGTTTTCTGTATCTTCTTAGGTATCGCACTGACCAAGGTAAAAGGTGACGGTGCAGAGCCGATTGTCAAAGCACTTAACGCCATCGTTGAAGCGTTCGTTTGGATGATCAATAAAGTGATGTTGATTGCACCTATCGGCGTCTTTGGCTTAATGGCTCACTCTGTTGGTACATTTGGCTTCCAAGCCCTTGAAGTGGTGATCAATCTATTTGTGGTCTTTGTCGCCTCTATCCTTATCTACGCCTTTATCTTCTTCCCACTAGTGGTGAAGTTTTTATCTGACGTCCCTGTGCTTAAGTTTATCTCCGCCATGAAAAAGCCTCAGGCGATGGCGATGTCTACCGCCTCCTCCATGGCAACGCTTCCTATCACTATGGATACTTGTGAAAAGGAGCTCAATGTCTCTAAAGCAACATCGGCCTTTGTTCTGCCCTTAGGTGCCACCATCAATATGACAGGTAATGCCATCTATTACGGGCTAGTGGCTATGTTCTTCGCCCAGATGTTTCAGGTGGATCTGACGATGACAGCCTATGCCGCTATCATCTTCACCTCAACTTTAGGTGCCATAGGACAAGCTGGAGTACCAGGCCCCTCGTTTCTTGTGGTAGCCGTGCTTCTTGCGGCGGGCATTCCTATTGATGGTTTACCACTACTCTTCGCACTGGACAGGGTTTTCGATATGATCCGTACTTCAGTGAACATTACAGGTGATGCTGTCTGCGCCGTTGTCATGGACAAGTTCAATCCAGAGCATAAATAA
- a CDS encoding LysR family transcriptional regulator translates to MGETDYLALDGRLLRLFLTVFDTGSVSGAADKLDLNQSTVSNGLDRLRRIIGEPLFVRSGRGIIPTQEASRLAPLARELLAKFEQFVEAQEYRAEDESRPFVIAANDYERDILLPQLLVKLRLLAPNAPLKVLTAGAKETVLEQLRQGEIDLVLSPSIEANVDDLKQQWLFSDCDAVFYDPEVIKGPIDLAQYVALPHARVVFNYSGRSEIDEVLTGLKLEREIKLEVANFSALSSMMRGSELVTTLPSRVGISLLDKMAQQTPPISLNDINIYQFWHQAYTHSPRHRWLRELVKALAEELPMLN, encoded by the coding sequence ATGGGTGAAACTGATTATTTGGCATTGGATGGCCGCCTATTAAGGCTGTTTTTAACTGTTTTTGATACCGGCTCAGTCTCTGGTGCTGCCGACAAATTAGATCTTAATCAGTCAACGGTAAGTAACGGCTTGGATAGATTGAGACGGATTATCGGTGAGCCCCTGTTCGTTCGCTCTGGGCGCGGGATAATTCCGACTCAGGAAGCGAGTAGACTCGCGCCTTTAGCCAGAGAGTTACTCGCAAAGTTTGAGCAGTTTGTTGAGGCTCAGGAGTATCGTGCTGAAGATGAGAGCAGACCCTTTGTTATTGCTGCTAACGATTATGAGCGAGATATATTGCTACCTCAGTTGTTGGTTAAATTAAGGCTGCTTGCGCCTAATGCGCCCCTTAAGGTATTGACGGCTGGAGCCAAAGAGACGGTATTGGAGCAGCTTAGACAGGGAGAGATAGATCTGGTGCTGTCGCCGAGTATTGAGGCGAATGTGGATGATTTAAAACAGCAGTGGCTATTTTCAGACTGTGATGCGGTTTTTTACGATCCTGAGGTGATAAAGGGGCCGATCGATTTAGCCCAATATGTGGCGCTGCCCCATGCCAGAGTTGTATTCAACTACTCAGGTCGTTCAGAGATAGATGAGGTGCTGACAGGACTTAAACTTGAGCGTGAGATAAAGCTTGAGGTGGCAAACTTCTCAGCACTTTCCTCAATGATGAGAGGGAGTGAGCTTGTCACTACACTTCCCTCTAGAGTCGGTATTTCGCTGCTGGATAAGATGGCTCAACAAACTCCGCCAATCTCATTGAACGACATCAATATCTACCAGTTTTGGCATCAGGCCTACACCCACTCCCCTAGGCACAGGTGGCTAAGAGAGTTAGTCAAAGCGCTTGCCGAAGAGTTACCAATGCTAAACTAG
- the rbsK gene encoding ribokinase produces the protein MSRIVIIGSANVDHVMSFDYLPSPGQTLLSQQYRIEHGGKGANQALACARLATAQSQIDFICHLGCDAIADEMSASWIKDGISPQGISKLAGEQTGSAMIFLGEKGANAIGVALGANASLTPQSLEKHRSLITDANWLLIQLETPTASVAHALNLAKSHGTRTILNPAPAATLSHDILRAVDIITPNETEAQAITGIEVSDIATAKLAAQMLHQLGPSIVIITLGQQGAYLSCDEFKGQITAPAVDAVDTVAAGDTFNGALTIALSEGGSIVEAVKFANRAAAKAVTKPGAQRSIPYRSELV, from the coding sequence ATGAGTAGAATCGTCATCATCGGCAGTGCCAATGTGGATCACGTAATGTCATTTGACTACCTGCCAAGTCCCGGCCAAACCTTACTCAGTCAGCAGTATCGTATTGAGCATGGTGGCAAAGGCGCTAATCAAGCATTGGCGTGTGCCCGATTAGCAACAGCCCAAAGCCAGATAGATTTTATCTGCCACTTAGGCTGTGATGCCATCGCAGATGAGATGTCAGCCAGCTGGATAAAAGATGGCATCTCTCCCCAAGGAATAAGTAAGCTTGCGGGAGAGCAAACAGGCAGCGCCATGATATTTCTCGGTGAAAAAGGGGCTAATGCTATCGGTGTTGCACTGGGAGCAAACGCCAGCTTAACTCCACAATCGTTGGAAAAACACAGATCTTTGATAACCGATGCTAACTGGCTGCTGATCCAACTCGAGACACCAACAGCCAGCGTGGCCCATGCCCTTAACCTGGCGAAAAGTCATGGTACTCGCACCATACTCAATCCCGCTCCCGCCGCTACACTGAGTCACGACATACTCAGAGCTGTTGATATCATCACCCCTAACGAAACCGAAGCTCAGGCGATTACTGGTATAGAGGTTAGCGATATCGCCACAGCAAAGCTTGCCGCCCAGATGCTGCATCAACTGGGCCCTAGTATTGTGATTATCACCTTAGGGCAACAGGGGGCTTATTTAAGCTGCGATGAGTTTAAAGGCCAGATCACCGCACCAGCGGTTGATGCCGTAGATACGGTGGCAGCGGGTGATACCTTTAATGGCGCCCTTACTATCGCCTTAAGCGAAGGTGGATCCATAGTCGAGGCCGTTAAATTTGCCAATAGAGCTGCAGCCAAAGCCGTCACTAAACCCGGCGCCCAGCGCAGCATCCCCTATCGTTCTGAGCTAGTTTAG
- a CDS encoding MBL fold metallo-hydrolase: MKHPLNSLAIITSQLFAAGASAHNIHDIKFKPDGGYTSTVGAKYQAPNSQVNISADVKIDKLFERNMAGETLVQRITDRVYWVQNHFYNSLFFVGDKGVMVLDPLAYGAGRALLSAIKQVTDKPVTTLVYSHNHADHIGDAEVFVAEAKRQKVDLTILSSDATADKMKRLNSQLPRPTKTVDFNDGVYQFEDTRLKFIGFEHAAHTDDSAALLLVDEGVIHTPDLINPDQLPWLGFGGSENFTYYRQNLAKVSAQKWQYLSGGHGNIGSRADLDFMQHYLTDLNLAANRAMNRTDWAEFTTVENNNHAVFGAKWFEAASQDITNTLRPKYGHYYGFEASVPKQAELVLDTLLSYQ; this comes from the coding sequence ATGAAACACCCATTAAACTCACTTGCAATCATCACCTCCCAGCTCTTCGCGGCTGGAGCTTCAGCCCATAACATTCATGATATCAAGTTCAAACCTGATGGCGGTTACACCTCAACCGTAGGCGCGAAATATCAAGCGCCAAACAGTCAGGTAAATATCTCTGCTGATGTGAAAATAGATAAGCTGTTTGAACGAAACATGGCTGGAGAGACTCTCGTTCAGCGCATTACAGATAGGGTTTACTGGGTGCAAAATCACTTCTATAACAGCCTTTTCTTTGTCGGTGACAAGGGTGTTATGGTATTAGATCCCCTAGCCTATGGCGCAGGAAGAGCCCTGCTTTCGGCCATAAAACAGGTGACAGATAAACCTGTCACCACCTTGGTCTACTCCCATAATCACGCAGACCATATTGGTGATGCTGAGGTTTTTGTTGCTGAAGCAAAACGCCAAAAAGTGGATCTCACCATCTTGTCCAGTGATGCTACCGCCGACAAAATGAAGCGACTCAATAGCCAACTTCCTCGTCCAACTAAGACTGTCGATTTCAATGATGGTGTCTATCAATTTGAAGATACACGGCTTAAGTTTATCGGCTTTGAACATGCTGCACACACTGACGACTCTGCCGCACTGCTGCTTGTCGATGAAGGGGTGATACACACACCGGATCTTATCAATCCAGATCAACTGCCTTGGCTAGGATTTGGCGGCTCGGAAAACTTCACCTACTACAGGCAGAATTTAGCTAAAGTCTCGGCTCAAAAGTGGCAGTACCTTTCTGGTGGACATGGCAATATAGGCAGTCGAGCCGATCTCGACTTTATGCAGCACTATCTCACCGATCTCAACCTTGCGGCAAACAGAGCCATGAACAGGACTGATTGGGCCGAGTTCACCACAGTGGAGAATAACAACCACGCGGTATTTGGCGCCAAGTGGTTTGAAGCTGCCAGTCAAGATATCACCAATACCTTAAGACCTAAATATGGTCACTATTATGGCTTCGAAGCATCCGTACCTAAACAGGCTGAGCTTGTTCTCGATACCTTACTCTCCTACCAATAG